Proteins from a single region of Zavarzinella sp.:
- a CDS encoding M20 family metallopeptidase, producing the protein MNTEQLLRALVNCPTVNPMGGRILPDLHLENRVVDVLASVLQEARIPFTRRTVAPGRDNLLTTFTPKSPTGHLLWESHTDTVAVTGMTIDPFAGTTRDGKLYGRGACDVKGGLTAMLQAFLRLHREQPEQCAQVTLACTVDEEHTFLGVQDLVKNGLKVDGAIVAEPTSLNIVNCHKGVIRWHLQTTGVACHSSRPQDGVNSIYRMTRIIQLLQEHAQHLQSSPPHPLLGPPSLSVGKIEGGVSVNTVPDRCLIEIDRRMLPGEKAAEIHENLMKLIAQSGVPDVSVTTTLTCPALQPDLSQLLTQQLGASINAVVGHHQVLAVPYGTDASTLAEAGIPAVVFGPGDIAQAHTKDEWIELQQIDIASEILYHAAKTFPVAG; encoded by the coding sequence ATGAATACGGAACAACTCCTGCGTGCCCTGGTCAATTGCCCCACCGTCAATCCGATGGGTGGGCGAATTCTACCTGATCTGCACCTGGAAAACCGCGTGGTAGACGTGCTGGCATCGGTGCTGCAGGAAGCCCGGATTCCGTTCACACGTCGGACTGTTGCTCCGGGTCGGGATAATTTGTTGACTACATTCACCCCGAAATCGCCCACAGGTCACCTGTTGTGGGAGTCCCACACCGATACCGTGGCGGTAACCGGCATGACAATCGATCCGTTTGCTGGCACCACCCGCGACGGGAAACTGTACGGCCGGGGTGCGTGCGACGTTAAAGGTGGTCTGACGGCAATGCTGCAGGCTTTTCTTCGGCTGCACCGCGAACAACCAGAACAGTGTGCCCAGGTGACCCTGGCCTGCACCGTGGATGAAGAGCACACCTTTCTTGGGGTGCAGGATCTGGTGAAAAATGGCCTGAAAGTAGACGGGGCCATCGTTGCAGAACCCACTTCGCTGAATATTGTGAATTGCCATAAAGGCGTCATTCGCTGGCACTTACAGACTACCGGTGTGGCGTGCCACAGTTCCCGCCCACAGGATGGGGTCAATTCCATTTATCGCATGACCAGAATTATTCAGCTCTTACAGGAACATGCCCAACACCTGCAAAGCAGCCCGCCACATCCTTTACTGGGCCCACCCAGCCTGAGCGTGGGCAAAATTGAAGGCGGGGTAAGTGTGAACACGGTCCCGGACCGCTGCCTGATTGAAATTGACCGCAGGATGTTACCTGGCGAAAAAGCGGCCGAAATTCATGAGAATTTAATGAAGTTGATTGCCCAGTCGGGTGTGCCGGATGTGAGTGTCACCACCACGTTGACCTGTCCTGCATTGCAACCCGATTTGTCGCAACTGCTTACCCAGCAATTAGGTGCGTCAATCAATGCGGTTGTCGGCCACCACCAGGTGCTGGCAGTTCCTTATGGCACTGATGCCTCGACGCTGGCAGAGGCGGGTATTCCCGCAGTTGTCTTTGGACCAGGGGATATTGCCCAGGCCCACACTAAAGACGAATGGATTGAGCTGCAACAGATTGACATCGCTTCAGAGATTTTGTACCATGCAGCAAAGACATTTCCTGTAGCCGGTTAG
- a CDS encoding 6-phosphofructokinase: protein MNRIKRLAILTAGGDTPALNATLDGAVTRANQLQIEILGVIKGFSGLLNPRIPHVVLNPLFTTIPELDPTRGGTILGASRDYVDANDRTTIKSIADRLQQHQVDGLICIGGDGTLNGMQAIGELLPTALAPKTIDNDLGLNYRNEPDEWLLDVSADGKKSYHRTPAARAFDLSQMVNYVTPGFATAVYVSASGVERIRTTAESHRRIAIVEVMGRHSGYIALGSSYGQPDILLIPENPLNLPHLIERIKELYERQKHVVLVCGEGIVDEQGNDLGAERASSDPAGNKLLSGAAESLRRLLIENIGDDYFRSKRRNESASAAIFTRKIGHTQRGGRPIRFDRFYANLLGGKAVDLIVEGRNNFVSVLQYDPTNGFYVDGVPANDFRDRWGHIHARKVHLDCYDAQYLRASRTGVDYLRPIFDNALGQDDLQAMHHIFSPGHVGLPFHSVHVDVSKRIRFLEPNS, encoded by the coding sequence ATGAACAGAATCAAACGGCTTGCCATTTTAACGGCAGGTGGGGACACTCCTGCACTGAACGCGACTCTCGATGGTGCAGTGACCCGCGCCAATCAGCTTCAAATCGAAATCCTGGGTGTGATTAAAGGTTTCAGTGGGCTGTTAAACCCGCGAATCCCCCACGTGGTGCTCAATCCGTTGTTTACCACCATTCCAGAACTGGATCCCACCCGTGGTGGCACCATTCTGGGTGCGTCGCGGGATTACGTTGACGCGAACGATCGCACGACAATCAAATCAATTGCAGATCGGCTGCAGCAGCACCAGGTCGATGGCCTAATCTGTATCGGTGGGGATGGCACCCTGAATGGAATGCAGGCGATCGGGGAATTGTTGCCCACGGCACTGGCGCCGAAAACGATTGATAACGATCTCGGCCTGAATTACCGCAACGAACCCGATGAGTGGCTTCTCGACGTAAGTGCTGATGGCAAAAAGAGTTATCATCGCACACCAGCCGCACGTGCGTTTGATCTTAGCCAGATGGTGAATTACGTGACGCCCGGCTTTGCCACCGCTGTCTACGTTTCCGCCAGTGGGGTAGAACGCATTCGCACCACGGCAGAAAGCCACCGTCGTATTGCAATTGTGGAAGTCATGGGTCGCCACAGTGGGTATATTGCGCTGGGATCGTCCTACGGTCAGCCCGATATTCTGCTGATACCGGAAAATCCCCTCAATTTGCCCCACCTGATTGAGAGAATCAAAGAATTATACGAACGTCAGAAACATGTGGTCCTGGTGTGCGGCGAGGGAATTGTTGACGAACAGGGGAATGATCTGGGGGCAGAACGTGCCTCCAGCGACCCAGCAGGCAACAAACTGCTCTCCGGTGCGGCAGAATCACTACGCCGATTGCTGATCGAAAATATCGGCGACGACTATTTCCGCTCGAAACGCCGCAATGAAAGCGCTTCGGCAGCGATTTTCACGCGGAAAATCGGCCACACCCAACGTGGGGGCCGCCCAATTCGTTTCGATCGGTTCTATGCCAATCTTTTGGGTGGGAAAGCAGTAGATCTGATCGTGGAAGGCCGCAATAATTTCGTCAGTGTGCTGCAATACGACCCCACCAACGGCTTTTATGTCGATGGGGTGCCCGCAAACGATTTCCGCGACCGCTGGGGCCACATCCACGCCCGCAAGGTGCACCTGGATTGTTACGATGCTCAGTACCTGCGGGCCTCCCGCACCGGTGTGGACTATTTGCGGCCGATTTTCGATAACGCACTGGGTCAGGACGACCTGCAGGCGATGCACCACATCTTCTCTCCAGGCCACGTGGGGCTCCCTTTCCATTCGGTACACGTGGATGTCAGCAAGCGAATCCGCTTTTTGGAACCAAATTCTTAA
- a CDS encoding tellurite resistance TerB family protein, translating to MGLFDNIFGDKSANRGEITRQQAFAGILLAASACDGHIADEEIGSLFGTITRMKMFENMNEKKWTNLMDSLIKMLRREGAPGVVELCAPALPKDLRDTAFANACDIVLADGVVEPEERAFLEHLQKELELDGDTALNIVEVMIVKNKG from the coding sequence ATGGGTTTGTTTGATAACATCTTCGGCGATAAAAGCGCGAACCGTGGTGAAATTACGCGTCAACAGGCCTTTGCGGGAATTCTGCTTGCCGCCAGTGCATGTGATGGCCACATTGCCGATGAAGAAATTGGCAGCTTGTTCGGCACGATCACTCGAATGAAAATGTTCGAGAATATGAATGAGAAGAAGTGGACCAACCTGATGGATTCACTGATCAAGATGCTGCGTCGGGAAGGTGCCCCAGGTGTGGTAGAACTGTGTGCTCCCGCACTTCCGAAAGATCTGCGGGATACGGCATTTGCCAACGCCTGCGATATCGTGCTGGCCGATGGTGTGGTGGAACCTGAAGAGCGGGCATTTCTGGAGCACTTGCAGAAAGAATTGGAACTCGATGGCGACACCGCTTTGAACATCGTGGAAGTGATGATTGTGAAAAACAAAGGCTAA